The Anabrus simplex isolate iqAnaSimp1 chromosome 1, ASM4041472v1, whole genome shotgun sequence genome window below encodes:
- the LOC136875739 gene encoding hemolymph lipopolysaccharide-binding protein produces the protein MKFLTTLASLMNRFFDGIGEGTSLDVKHSWGQSAEMKYIQLDVAAFTLSSTEAFHVPDGYEHFPGAGYYKLYTSPLKPWAEAQKTCQADGANLIVINSDAEVDAVKKIYSRGIPLLTSRGVWAGFHDQFKPGYYVTVFGDTLEKTGYVKWGSNQPVPSKHCGYTFKLGMLHTWQCEEPSPFLCELKL, from the coding sequence GCAAGTTTGATGAACCGGTTCTTCGATGGGATTGGAGAAGGCACTAGTCTGGATGTGAAGCACTCCTGGGGACAATCTGCAGAGATGAAATATATCCAACTGGACGTTGCTGCTTTTACGTTGTCCAGTACTGAAGCTTTCCATGTTCCCGATGGGTATGAACACTTCCCCGGAGCAGGGTACTACAAATTATACACGTCCCCTCTGAAGCCCTGGGCTGAGGCACAGAAGACCTGCCAAGCGGACGGTGCCAACCTCATTGTGATCAACTCAGACGCTGAGGTAGACGCTGTGAAGAAAATATATTCTAGAGGAATACCTCTTCTTACTAGCAGAGGTGTTTGGGCCGGATTCCATGATCAGTTCAAACCAGGATACTACGTCACGGTATTTGGTGACACCTTAGAGAAAACAGGCTACGTGAAGTGGGGGAGTAACCAACCAGTACCTTCCAAACATTGCGGATACACCTTTAAACTAGGGATGCTTCATACTTGGCAGTGTGAGGAACCTTCTCCATTCTTGTGTGAACTTAAATTATAA